The sequence TTCGTGCAGAGATTCGTCTCTGGTTTCTGAAGATACTCTCACCTCCAAAGATAAAAGCCATCTCTTTTCCCCTTAAATCTGAAGCGTACTCAGTTCCGTTCCATTCTGTTCGAAGTTCGGCTAAGAATCCAAGGAGAGTTAGAGATAGCAGGCGAGCTCGGTAAGTGAattttccctcttttggatttttatagACTGCCACTGCTTTTgttcgatttagggtttttttccctttttttcctaattatcgatttttccctttttttcctaaTTATCTGCAAACAATCAAGAGTATTTCTCTCAGTTAGTAACTCTGGCTCTGCATAAGTAAATCTGTGATCACAGGTGACATTATCAATTAGGACATTTGAACAACCTGATCCAATCGAGATACAATCATCCCCTGTTGTTTGAACACCAAATTCATATAATTAGAGGTATTTAGGATGTATAGTTGAGTGGTCTGAATGGTTATCACTCAGTACTTTCTTGAAGGCCAGGTTCCTCTTGTTATTTAACATCTGAAGCATCTGAATTAGGTGATCTTCTTGCCTTCCTGATCCACCGCTTTTgttcgatttagggttttttttttcttctaattctcgATTTATATTGGTATTGAATTTCATCTGAGAATCCCTGAATTCTTAACCTGCGGCTATCCTGTTTTAGTTCTAATTCTCCCTGCCTATATTGCTCATTGTGTCTCTTTGCTTGGAGCACCAAGGCCTCACTGTTATCAAATATATAAAGATGGATTTACCTCTTTATGTTCCCTTCTTTAGGTGTGATTTTTCCTCCAACTATTTATAGTTTCTCTAAGCCTAGGGAACCCTTTTGTTTTTGCAGTTTCTCAGCAGAATTTGGTAAATGAAATTACTACTGATCTGTAAATAAGATTGGCTTAATATCTTAGGGCATTGAAGCCCTCTTTAGGTCCTTCGACCTAAGTGTGGGGCTGATCCAAGTCCCTGCTGTGAAGTAAATCCAAATCTCCTCGAGGCTAGTGTTACTCTGTTTTTAGAACTATCCTTGCAGCATCAATATCTGCCAGTTTTGGAGATCTATTATTCAGAACTCCACAATATTTTAGGGCATTGTTCCCCTTATTATTAAGGTTCGTCCACCTTAATATGGGGTCCATCTGATTCCCCGGTTCTATTGTTAGTAAAAATCACCCAAAATGGGTGGTTCACAATCAGATTTGCCTTTATTGTTTTCTGGCTGCTAGAACTACATTATATCAGTGTCCCATTGTGGTTTGCATCCCTGATTACTCCACTATATTCCTCCAAGCTTATAGACTAATACCAGATTGTCTACATTAAGGTTGGTGAAGAGTTCTTTGCGGGACAGAATTGTTCTTCGTGGTGGTTTATTTTGCTGCTCCAATGTCCTTTGTTATCTGGTGATCCAATCTGCTTTATACCATAGAAACCTACCTAGAAGAGTGTTTGGGTACCCATTGACAGGGGCTTTCAAAAGTACTAGCAATCATTTGTAGGCTGCCCCTGCTTTTTATGCAATAGCTTTCATTACAGAATCTAGCAAATTGCAAGTTGCAAAAACAAATTATCCCATTCTTTGAACATTATATACATCATCGAAATTATGGTCTAACCCGCTTtaaaaattaatcaaaatcTAATGTTCTTAGTTTAAATTGTGTGAAGTAACAACCAGTAAATGTTAATGGATCATAGAATCCAAGCACAATccattgagtgtaacctatcttttttttttcttcctcttttgctaaatatttttattcctatttctttgaattttttttccatgttctTGTCTGTGTTTGAATATGTTACCTTCCCTCTAATGATTGTTCAGAGATATGAGATCCCCAAgatccccaacccccaaaagtACTACTATAATCTGGAATGAAGCAGAGCTAAGATCATTCATCAATCTCATGGTTGATAATGTCCGCAACGGATTGAAGACAAACTCAACATTCACAAAGGTTGGTTGGGACAACATTACAAAAGGGCTTGAAGCCGAATTCAAAAGGCCCTTTGCGAAAGTACAACTACGTAACAAGATGAATAAGTTACGCAAGGAGTACAACAGCTTCAGGGCTTTGTTAGAAACAACTGGTTTTGGATGGGATGCGAATGCTCGGACTGCCACAGCTGATGATTCAGTATGGGAATCTGCTATTCAGGTATGAATATGATTTTTGGTTTATAGAGGGTACTTTTTtgtcaatttttgaaaaaaatgtgatgattaattgaaaatattttgaataacAGGGAAACAAGGATTGGGCAAAGTATAGAAGAAATGGTCTCCCCATGTGGCCAGAGTTGTTAGAGATCTTCTCCGACTCTAGTGCCCGTGGGGATAGAGGTCTGTCACAGGCAACAGTTGTCACTCTAACGTCAACTAACcttgaaattgatgatgatttACATGACACTGATAATTATGACAGTGATGCTTGTACTGGGACACCCAAGGGGTCAGCTCCTCCGAAGCGGCGACTTGATAGGACTCCTACGGATCGTAGGAGGAAGAGCCACACACGGACATTGACGAACTCCGCTGAGGACTTTAGAACCTTCGTCCGATGGAGGATGGAAAAGGGATCAACCTCTGCCACCTCAGCAGTTACCCGACCAACTGACCCTATTGTTGATGGACCATATAGCATGATCAGCTGTCAGAAGCTACTGGACAGTTTGGAGGATATCCCGACTGATTTGTATGTGTTAGTGCAGCGTAAGATACACAGTGACCCTGGGTGGCGCATGTCTTTTGTTGAAGTGAGACCTGACAGGAGGTTATGGATGATACATGGCCTGAAGGAGTGACCCCGACCCTTTTTGAAAGCATGAATGAACTTTGAAatgttttgtttggattttttatgacttgatattgACTGACACACTGATGTCTTTTATCGTACTatggttgatgttgatgtttgaCTTATggatgctttgttttattttgattgcaTGTGCTTCAAATTTCTAGTAGTATAGATGACTGTTTATGATTGTGAAATATTATGCCTTTTATATTATTGTGTTTATTGATCAGCTTTGGGATAATTCCACTACTGATGACTTGTTATTAGATTAGAATGCTATTAGATGGTACATTTATGGACTCTATTcctttatatattgaatgtgtcCATTCATACAGGGATGTCAAATCAATTTCCAACCGACATCACCGGGTCATCGTCAGacgatgatgacatggttatagTTCACCAGTTCCAAAACATTCTCAGTATGTATAGGATGAGAGAACCTCTGAATGATAGTAGTTACACAGGACCTGTTAGGGTAGCTGAGGTTCTTGCAGGTCATGCTGACGTGTGTTATCAAGAGTTTAGACTCGAGAGACATGTATTTCTCAACCTGCGAGACCGAATGGTACATAGAGGCTGGCTAGCGGATAGCCGTTTCATTCGAGTAGATGAGCAGCTAGCGATGTTCCTCATGATAGTAGGTCAAGGTTTGAGTAATAGACAAATGCAACGTCGATTCAATCGTTCAGGACAGACGATTAGTGTTGTCTTCCACACGGTGTTGCAAGCAATGCTAAATTTGTCGCTAGAGACGATCAGGCCACCAAATTTTGATGTGGTACCTCCAGAGATAACCAACAATCCAAAGTACTATCCATATTTCAAGGTAACTGAGACTTCTGATGGTGATTATTTATTTCGATGTTTCGAATGAAATATCAATGCAATTTACACAATTATATGGACTAACTTAtgttcaatggaaaataggattgcattggtgctaTTGATGGCACCCATATAAGTGCCATCGTACGTAGGTCGGAAGAGACACGTTATCGTAATCGAAAGGGTATGATCACACAGAATattatgtgtgcatgttcattcgacatgcgattcacatttGTGTATGCGGGTTGGGAGGGGAGTGCACATGATGCAAGGGTATTGGATGCAGCAAGAACCAATGATAACTTAGGGTTTCCTCATCCCCCATCAGGTAAAAATGTATTATGAATTTTTCTGTTGTCTTTCCACATATAGTAGACAGGGAATATAGATCTAATCCCATAAATGTTTTCATAATATTTGAAGGCAAATATTATATTGTTGACTCGGGCTACGCCAGTCAACTGGGGTACTTGGTGCCATTCCGAGGACAACGGTATCCCTTGCAAGATTATGGTGAAGGTAGGCCTGGACCAAGGACAGCTAAGGAATTGTTCAATCATAGACATTCGTCACTGCGGAATGTTATTGAGAGAACATTCGGtgtattgaaaaatagattccacatATTAAAAAGTATGAAGGCGTACGATATTGAAGATCAGTCAAGAATCGTGGTCGCCTGTTGTGGGCTCCACAATTACATTAAGGAACAAGCTATTCAAGATCAGTTGTTCAATGAGCTTGGAAGTGAACAACAAATTGATGACCCAATGAATCCTGATACTCCTGCGTACCATGCTTCCGCATCTGATGTCTCCCAGCGACTATCTGCAAGACAAATGTCTATAATGCGTCTTAATATAGCCAACCAACTGGCAATTTCAAGGAGAATGTCTACAATTTCGTTAAATCGATCCTGAACTTTTggtaaatgaattttttatgtatTAAAAGGTAGACGCAGAAATTAGGTCACAATTTTTCCTAAATACCGTGTGTATGGGGTGTTAGTAAAAATACTTCTGTTCGCTTCATAATGTTTACATTGTGATGACTTGTAATATTTTTGCTGTACAGATGTCTTCCACTGACCCCGCAATGGCAAGGTGTGACTACTGTAATCAGTTGTGCGATAAGTACACAACGAAAAATGGATCTAATAGAGGAAGAACGTTCTTCAAATGCCCAAGGcataatgaatattttatgTGGGTAGATGAATTTCGCTTATGTGATTGTGGCGAGGGACAGTGCAAGGTACGCGTCGCGAAGACAGCAACGAACTTAGGTCGTCGTTTCTGGTGTTGTCCTAAATCNNNNNNNNNNNNNNNNNNNNNNNNNNNNNNNNNNNNNNNNNNNNNNNNNNNNNNNNNNNNNNNNNNNNNNNNNNNNNNNNNNNNNNNNNNNNNNNNNNNNNNNNNNNNNNNNNNNNNNNNNNNNNNNNNNNNNNNNNNNNNNNNNNNNNNNNNNNNNNNNNNNNNNNNNNNNNNNNNNNNNNNNNNNNNNNNNNNNNNNNNNNNNNNNNNNNNNNNNNNNNNNNNNNNNNNNNNNNNNNNNNNNNNNNNNNNNNNNNNNNNNNNNNNNNNNNNNNNNNNNNNNNNNNNNNNNNNNNNNNNNNNNNNNNNNNNNNNNNNNNNNNNNNNNNNNNNNNNNNNNNNNNNNNNNNNNNNNNNNNNNNNNNNNNNNNNNNNNNNNNNNNNNNNNNNNNNNNNNNNNNNNNNNNNNNNNNNNNNNNNNNNNNNNNNNNNNNNNNNNNNNNNNNNNNNNNNNNNNNNNNNNNNNNNNNNNNNNNNNNNNNNNNNNNNNNNNNNNNNNNNNNNNNNNNNNNNNNNNNNNNNNNNNNNNNNNNNNNNNNNNNNNNNNNNNNNNNNNNNNNNNNNNNNNNNNNNNNNNNNNNNNNNNNNNNNNNNNNNNNNNNNNNNNNNNNNNNNNNNNNNNNNNNNNNNNNNNNNNNNNNNNNNNNNNNNNNNNNNNNNNNNNNNNNNNNNNNNNNNNNNNNNNNNNNNNNNNNNNNNNNNNNNNNNNNNNNNNNNNNNNNNNNNNNNNNNNNNNNNNNNNNNNNNNNNNNNNNNNNNNNNNNNNNNNNNNNNNNNNNNNNNNNNNNNNNNNNNNNNNNNNNNNNNNNNNNNNNNNNNNNNNNNNNNNNNNNNNNNNNNNNNNNNNNNNNNNNNNNNNNNNNNNNNNNNNNNNNNNNNNNNNNNNNNNNNNNNNNNNNNNNNNNNNNNNNNNNNNNNNNNNNNNNNNNNNNNNNNNNNNNNNNNNNNNNNNNNNNNNNNNNNNNNNNNNNNNNNNNNNNNNNNNNNNNNNNNNNNNNNNNNNNNNNNNNNNNNNNNNNNNNNNNNNNNNNNNNNNNNNNNNNNNNNNNNNNNNNNNNNNNNNNNNNNNNNNNNNNNNNNNNNNNNNNNNNNNNNNNNNNNNNNNNNNNNNNNNNNNNNNNNNNNNNNNNNNNNNNNNNNNNNNNNNNNNNNNNNNNNNNNNNNNNNNNNNNNNNNNNNNNNNNNNNNNNNNNNNNNNNNNNNNNNNNNNNNNNNNNNNNNNNNNNNNNNNNNNNNNNNNNNNNNNNNNNNNNNNNNNNNNNNNNNNNNNNNNNNNNNNNNNNNNNNNNNNNNNNNNNNNNNNNNNNNNNNNNNNNNNNNNNNNNNNNNNNNNNNNNNNNNNNNNNNNNNNNNNNNNNNNNNNNNNNNNNNNNNNNNNNNNNNNNNNNNNNNNNNNNNNNNNNNNNNNNNNNNNNNNNNNNNNNNNNNNNNNNNNNNNNNNNNNNNNNNNNNNNNNNNNNNNNNNNNNNNNNNNNNNNNNNNNNNNNNNNNNNNNNNNNNNNNNNNNNNNNNNNNNNNNNNNNNNNNNNNNNNNNNNNNNNNNNNNNNNNNNNNNNNNNNNNNNNNNNNNNNNNNNNNNNNNNNNNNNNNNNNNNNNNNNNNNNNNNNNNNNNNNNNNNNNNNNNNNNNNNNNNNNNNNNNNNNNNNNNNNNNNNNNNNNNNNNNNNNNNNNNNNNNNNNNNNNNNNNNNNNNNNNNNNNNNNNNNNNNNNNNNNNNNNNNNNNNNNNNNNNNNNNNNNNNNNNNNNNNNNNNNNNNNNNNNNNNNNNNNNNNNNNNNNNNNNNNNNNNNNNNNNNNNNNNNNNNNNNNNNNNNNNNNNNNNNNNNNNNNNNNNNNNNNNNNNNNNNNNNNNNNNNNNNNNNNNNNNNNNNNNNNNNNNNNNNNNNNNNNNNNNttttttttttttttttttgataggaagGGGAATGTATTTCTAAGATGACTTTTTATGATGTTAGAATGTACATTAACATAATCGGTAATATATATTGAACGGGTAATTTACCGTGTCACTCCCCATAAAATGTCACAATTAAAGAGACACCCCATGCATAATAttaaattatactcagaccccttgtcgtcagtcactgttacgaaatataccttatatgctgatgtagtatatattttttttaaataccaaaatacccttgcaaaTGGGGAACTTGGAGAGAGGACTCACAAAGGAAGCCTCTATTTTGATTGGAACAATGTTTTCTTCATGCTTGATTCTCAACCATGTCACACTTTGCTCTatctgttggtgtacgatgtcttgtattccgtcgcagtttaatccagggaatactggtgcaacacctcgacaggcaggacgataGTCCCGCTAACCAGTTAACTGGCCATGGGGCTTGCAAGGGGGCatgaggcccccctgcatagcagggggtgtaggggggcataGCCTccagctcgaattttttatttgaggataattgtgtactttccggattagagtttttcgctatatatttgcagcgagagtttctttttctgtaatgcaagcaatactgagaggtgtgaggacgagcgttgtaaccctattctccattgatagtgaaacaggatctcatctcaccggggacgtaggcaaccttgccgaaccttgtaaaatccgtgtgcattgtttgttctgtttttccattatcttctgcatcgttttagggttgcgtttctacactatCCTCTCCGCCTGCTCCCTTTATGGGGACCTAACTGTCAGGGGATGGGTTCATGCGTTTGTCATGAAGACAATGGGGAACGACCTAGATCTCATGGTGGGAACGTGTTTGATTGATATATATGCCAAATGTGGTAGGATTGAAACCACGAGCCAAGTGTTTGAGAAAATGTCTTACAGAAACGTTGTAGCTTGGAATGCCATGCTAAATGGTCTCGCCATGCATGGAAGAGGCGACGCTGTGTTAAGCCTATTTCCTCGGATGGTCTCGAAGGCTCAGCCAGATGATATCACACTTGTGTCCATCTTAAGTGTGTGCCGAGATCTATGCCATGTTGGACGTGATGATTCTAAAACTGAGGTTGGCAGGTTATGACCCTGATACTGCTTCCTAGGGACATTCTCTGTTTCTGCAAGCTAGATCAATGATGCAGATGACCAAGAGGAGAACGAACAAGCACTCTTCTCTCACGGTGAGAAGCTGGCTATCGCATTTGCACTTATAAGCACAAAACCCGGAATGGCCCTCTGCATCTTCAAGAACTTGAGAATATGCTAGGATTGCCATGCTGCAATTAAACTTATTTATAGTATTTATAACCGGGAAATCATCATCAGAGATCATTTCCGTTTCCATTCCTTCAAACAAGGTTCATGTTCTTGCTCTAACAAAGGAATGACGGGGTAAAAGTCCAATTAGACATGTGTTTTAGTGAAAAAGGTACAATAGTCATTTCAACTCTTCATTTAACAACGACTGACAAcaggggtctgagtataatttgataTTATGTAGGGGGtttctctctaatagtggcattcccTATGGGGGtggtgttgta is a genomic window of Macadamia integrifolia cultivar HAES 741 chromosome 13, SCU_Mint_v3, whole genome shotgun sequence containing:
- the LOC122060161 gene encoding L10-interacting MYB domain-containing protein-like, with product MRSPRSPTPKSTTIIWNEAELRSFINLMVDNVRNGLKTNSTFTKVGWDNITKGLEAEFKRPFAKVQLRNKMNKLRKEYNSFRALLETTGFGWDANARTATADDSVWESAIQGNKDWAKYRRNGLPMWPELLEIFSDSSARGDRVMLVLGHPRGQLLRSGDLIGLLRIVGGRATHGH
- the LOC122060160 gene encoding putative nuclease HARBI1 produces the protein MITQNIMCACSFDMRFTFVYAGWEGSAHDARVLDAARTNDNLGFPHPPSGKYYIVDSGYASQLGYLVPFRGQRYPLQDYGEGRPGPRTAKELFNHRHSSLRNVIERTFGVLKNRFHILKSMKAYDIEDQSRIVVACCGLHNYIKEQAIQDQLFNELGSEQQIDDPMNPDTPAYHASASDVSQRLSARQMSIMRLNIANQLAISRRMSTISLNRS